TTCTTTTCTTGAAATTGTCGAACCAACCTCTACTGGCTTTGAACTCTTCAACATCATCACTCGTGCCTGGAGTTTTCTTCCTCAGATCGTCGTGCAAACTTCTCGCTTTTTCACAAATCATGGCCTCACTGATGCTGTCACCTGCCGTTTGTTTCGCTTGAATCCCAATTAATAAAAGCTTCTTGACTTGCTGTAACACTTGAGACTTTTGCTTGGTTAAAGCAGTTACCCCTTTTGCCACATCAGATGCTTTGATGGCCTCTTTTCAAAATTGTCGAGATCGTCTACTAAGGTATCTTGTACTCAGACGCTAGGTTGCTTTTCAATAAATTCTTTTTTATGATGATTTTCTTAACCACCATCTTCTTAACACCACTAGGAACACTTCTCACTTTCTTGGTAGACATGGTTCACAAATTATGCACAAAAATCAAACAAAGGTTGAAATGGCTTTAAGGCACTTAGAGCAAGTGTGAGCACCTCCAATGGCTGCTAGAGACCGATACGTACGCATTGGTGTCAGTCGAGGAATCTGTTCCTCAGCCAAATTTTGTACGcgaaccaatgcatttttttcactaAATTTTTACCTTATACTAACCAGTGATATTTTACCTTATACTAATGAGTGGTACTTTACCTTATACTAATGAGTGATACTTTACCTTATACTAATGAGTGGTACTTTACCTTATACTAATGAGTGATACTTTACCTTATACTAATGAGTGATACTTTACCTTATACTAATGAGTGGTACTTTACCTTATACTAATGAGTGGTACTTTACCTTATACTAATGAGTGATACTTTACCTTATACTAATGAGTGGTACTTTACCTTATACTAATGAGTGGTACTTTACCTTATACTAATGAGTGGTACTTTACCTTATACTAATGAGTGGTACTTTACCTTATACTAATGAGTGGTACTTTACCTTATACTAATGAGTGGTACTTTACCTTATACTAATGAGTGATACTTTACCTTATACTAATGAGTGATACTTTACCTTATACTAGTAGTAGAAATAAGCAGTGGAGTCCTGCAGTTAAGCTATTTTTTTCTATTCATTTTCAATTAGCACTTCATTAACACCTGGAACAGCGGGTCAAGACACTTTGCATCCATATATTCCACTATACCATTAGCATAGCAGGCAGAATGATGACTGACTATTTGTGCAAGCACTTTACATTTATGGATTTAAAATGGGATTGACATGAGTAATGGGATTGTTCAGGCTTGATGGAGAGGGTCCTGCTCGAGGCTTGAAAGGGACTGTAGCTGAAGAAGCTGCTGGTCAGGTTGTGATGTTTAATTCCACGTCTGTGTCAGATGGGTGGTGAGGTTTGAATCTGTTgttatagttttcatttttaaatttcgttctctttttttatatttttcatttgaaatcctgTTTAGTTTATAGTCTTCAGTGTTGTcagttttcatttaatttcatttctgTTTCTTGCTTCTTTCTtctcaaaaacaaaatattctgTCTGTTTCCCAGAATCTCCACCACCTGCACAAGAAACATGGCCACCAGGACAACGAGCCTGGAGCCCCTGACCACGCTCTCACGTTGGTACCTGTACGCCATCCACGGATATTTCTGTGAGGTCATGTTCACGGCAGCCTGGGAGTTTGTGGTTAACTGGAACTGGAAGTTCCCTGGCGTGACCAGTGTGTGGGCACTCTTCATCTACGGCACATGTATCCTGACTGTGGAGCGCATGTATTTGTGGCTGCGGGGCCGCTGCCCGGTGCTTTTGCGGTGTGTCATCTACACGCTCTGGACGTACCTGTGGGA
This window of the Paramormyrops kingsleyae isolate MSU_618 chromosome 19, PKINGS_0.4, whole genome shotgun sequence genome carries:
- the LOC111858980 gene encoding transmembrane protein 229B-like isoform X2 — its product is MATRTTSLEPLTTLSRWYLYAIHGYFCEVMFTAAWEFVVNWNWKFPGVTSVWALFIYGTCILTVERMYLWLRGRCPVLLRCVIYTLWTYLWEFGTGFLLRQFNACPWDYSQFRYNFMGLITAEYALPWFCASFIMERLVIRNTLRLRYDETAELDAFSTAPYRLGGPVTNGYFKVD